One window from the genome of Pseudonocardia hierapolitana encodes:
- a CDS encoding 4'-phosphopantetheinyl transferase family protein, giving the protein MTVVWWAAPVAPADAPGLVALLDGHERDRLDRFRRPADRARYLAAHALVRLVLAATVGTPAAALPFDRTCRCGAQHGKPVLPGGPGFSLTHAGDLVGVAVHPDGAVGLDVEQARELGDLPAMVAHVCSPQESAADADAFFTLWTRKEALLKAVGTGLATPMSAITLGPAGVIAWTGDDAPRDPLWLADLHPAAGYHAAVAGTGPRPEITEERGDGLLAAQAR; this is encoded by the coding sequence GTGACCGTCGTGTGGTGGGCCGCCCCGGTGGCGCCCGCGGACGCCCCGGGGCTGGTCGCGTTGCTGGACGGTCACGAGCGCGACCGGCTGGACCGCTTCCGGCGCCCGGCCGACCGGGCCCGCTACCTCGCCGCACACGCGCTGGTGCGCCTGGTGCTCGCCGCCACCGTCGGCACACCGGCCGCCGCGCTGCCGTTCGACCGCACCTGCCGCTGCGGCGCGCAGCACGGCAAGCCGGTGCTGCCGGGGGGACCCGGGTTCTCCCTGACGCACGCGGGCGACCTCGTCGGCGTCGCCGTGCACCCGGACGGCGCCGTCGGGCTCGACGTCGAACAGGCCCGCGAGCTCGGCGACCTGCCCGCCATGGTCGCCCACGTCTGCTCGCCGCAGGAGTCCGCGGCGGACGCGGACGCCTTCTTCACGCTCTGGACGCGCAAGGAGGCGCTGCTCAAGGCGGTCGGCACCGGCCTCGCTACACCGATGTCGGCGATCACGCTCGGCCCGGCGGGCGTGATCGCCTGGACCGGGGACGACGCGCCGCGCGACCCGCTGTGGCTCGCCGACCTGCACCCCGCCGCCGGCTACCACGCCGCCGTCGCCGGCACCGGCCCCCGGCCGGAGATCACCGAGGAGCGCGGCGACGGCCTCCTGGCCGCTCAGGCCCGGTAG